Below is a window of Pseudodesulfovibrio sp. 5S69 DNA.
ATCATGCCGGTCAGTCCGGCGGTCTCCGCCATGGAGACGTTGACGATACGCCCGGCCGGATCACGCCCCTTCCAGGAAACGGCGTCTCCGTCCTGCATGCGGCTCAACCCTTCCATGAACGCGTCGGTCTGCGCGCCCACAAGATTCTTTAGACATTTTCTAGTAATATTATTTTGCAGAGTCTGCAAGCGCAGCAACCGCTCCGAAGCCTCTTCGGCCGGGACCTTGGGCTCCATGTTCACGGCCGCCACTCCAGGACGATCGGAATACTTGAAGGAAAAACTCGACTCGAAACCGACCCGCTCGACCATGTCCAGCGTCTGCCGGAAGTCCTCTTCGGTTTCGCCCGGGAACCCCACGATCAGGTCCGTGGTCAGGCTGATGTCCGGCCTGGCCGCTCGCAGCCCGTCCACGATGGAGAGGTAGCGCTGCATGTCGTATTTGCGGCGCATGGCCTTGAGCACCCGGTCCGATCCGGCCTGCATGGGCAGGTGGAGGGAGGGGCACAGGTTCGGCAGTTCGCCGAATGCCCGGATGACTTCCCCGGCTATATCCTTGGGATGCGAGGTGGTGAAGCGCAGCCGGTCCAGGCCGGGAATGGCGGCCACGGAACGCAGGAGTTCGGCGAAGCTGACGCCCACCCCGCCCTTGTCCAGGCCGAAGCTGTTGACGTTCTGCCCGAGCAGGGTGATCTCGCGCACGCCGCCCTCGACCAGGGCGCGGCACTCGTCCAGGATGGCGTCCGGGGTGCGGGACTTCTGGCGGCCCCGTGTGTAAGGCACGATACAGTAGGCGCAGAAATTGTCGCACCCCTGCATGATGTTGACGAAGGCCTGGCGGGACTCGTTCGCGGCCGACGGGGCGCAGGGCTGCTCGCGCTCCTCGTACAGGGTCACGAAATCCAGCAGGGCCGCGCGGTCTTCCCTGCCTGCGGCGATGCGCTCCAGGGCGTTGGGCGCGCCCGCGATGCCGTCCGAGCCGAAGACCAGCTTGACGAAGGGGAAGCGCTCGAAAAAGCCGCGCCCCACCTGCTGAGCCACACAGCCGCCCACGGCGGCGAAGACGTTTTCATCGCGCTTGAGGTGCGCGGCCACCCGGCCGAGTTCGCTGTAGACCTTCTGCTCCGGCTTGTCGCGCACGCTGCACGTGTTCAGGATGTATACCTGGGCGTCCTCGTCGCCGGTCTCCTCCCATCCCCTGCTTTCCAGGGCGCGGGCGAGCCACTGCGAGTCGTGGACGTTCATCTGGCACCCGAAGGTGGTGATGTGAAATTTCATATCCATTCATCCGGCCGCAATGCGGCCGGTCCTTTTTTTCAGGCCGATATTTCGGCACGGTTAAGGGGGCAATTATACATTGGCGAGCCATGTGTCCACAAAGTGCAAGGTTTTTCCCAACGTCTCTTCCCGAGTCAATCCGGTGTTGTCGATGACGA
It encodes the following:
- the miaB gene encoding tRNA (N6-isopentenyl adenosine(37)-C2)-methylthiotransferase MiaB, producing MKFHITTFGCQMNVHDSQWLARALESRGWEETGDEDAQVYILNTCSVRDKPEQKVYSELGRVAAHLKRDENVFAAVGGCVAQQVGRGFFERFPFVKLVFGSDGIAGAPNALERIAAGREDRAALLDFVTLYEEREQPCAPSAANESRQAFVNIMQGCDNFCAYCIVPYTRGRQKSRTPDAILDECRALVEGGVREITLLGQNVNSFGLDKGGVGVSFAELLRSVAAIPGLDRLRFTTSHPKDIAGEVIRAFGELPNLCPSLHLPMQAGSDRVLKAMRRKYDMQRYLSIVDGLRAARPDISLTTDLIVGFPGETEEDFRQTLDMVERVGFESSFSFKYSDRPGVAAVNMEPKVPAEEASERLLRLQTLQNNITRKCLKNLVGAQTDAFMEGLSRMQDGDAVSWKGRDPAGRIVNVSMAETAGLTGMMVPVKIVEAKKHSLVGERTGEPW